The proteins below are encoded in one region of Candidatus Planktophila lacus:
- a CDS encoding S16 family serine protease, with the protein MTVRLPRTTSLVLAIFFGTAFLAPLPFVVLMPGNAQNVIDQKGAAKTITLSKSAPASLKIYPSDGNLYLLSILITNPSAYVTGVELLYSWMKSEYAVMPRSLFYKDGRSAEAEKAIAKSEMVDSQVVAKSVALEYLKANYPQSSAVVIKPSDLEISLTKTGGPSGGLAFAIGIIELLTRENILQGKSVAVTGTIDSAGKVGSIGGVAEKILAAKKAGATLILVPEANCKDLAPNLATIPSGIKIAAVSSLKEAIAAFNSEDPRGCANLGA; encoded by the coding sequence GTGACCGTTCGTCTTCCTCGCACCACATCCCTTGTTCTAGCCATTTTCTTCGGTACCGCCTTTCTTGCGCCCCTTCCATTTGTAGTTTTAATGCCTGGTAATGCGCAGAATGTCATCGACCAAAAAGGCGCAGCGAAGACGATTACTCTCTCTAAGTCGGCGCCGGCATCGCTGAAGATTTATCCCAGTGATGGAAACCTTTATCTACTCTCAATTCTGATCACCAACCCATCGGCATATGTAACTGGCGTTGAACTTCTTTACTCCTGGATGAAGAGCGAATATGCGGTAATGCCGAGATCGCTATTTTATAAAGATGGCCGAAGTGCAGAAGCAGAGAAGGCAATTGCAAAATCTGAAATGGTTGACTCGCAGGTCGTTGCTAAATCGGTGGCGCTGGAATATCTCAAAGCGAATTACCCGCAATCTTCAGCAGTTGTTATCAAACCAAGTGATCTGGAAATTTCACTTACTAAGACCGGTGGTCCCAGTGGCGGGCTCGCCTTTGCAATCGGAATAATTGAGCTACTTACGAGAGAGAACATTTTGCAGGGCAAGAGCGTTGCAGTGACGGGAACAATTGATAGCGCCGGAAAAGTGGGAAGTATCGGGGGAGTTGCTGAGAAAATTTTGGCGGCCAAGAAGGCTGGCGCAACTCTCATCCTTGTTCCAGAGGCCAATTGCAAAGATCTTGCACCAAATCTTGCGACTATTCCATCTGGGATTAAAATCGCGGCGGTTAGCAGCCTAAAAGAGGCTATAGCCGCGTTCAATTCGGAAGACCCGCGAGGGTGCGCTAACTTAGGAGCATGA
- a CDS encoding WhiB family transcriptional regulator yields the protein MSVLYSELQVPGWAETGEKIGLYEVTGTYDSAIAFTLPCHNADPELFFSESDEGIAQAKALCGGCPVRNKCLDGALSREEPCGVWGGQLIEDGVIIERKRRAGRPPRIAAFV from the coding sequence ATGAGCGTTCTCTACAGCGAACTACAGGTACCAGGCTGGGCAGAAACAGGCGAGAAGATCGGTCTCTATGAAGTAACCGGTACGTATGACTCGGCGATCGCCTTTACCTTGCCATGCCATAACGCTGATCCCGAGCTCTTCTTCTCGGAAAGCGATGAGGGCATCGCGCAAGCCAAAGCGCTCTGCGGTGGATGCCCCGTGCGCAATAAGTGTTTAGACGGTGCTCTGTCACGCGAAGAACCATGTGGTGTTTGGGGCGGACAGCTAATCGAAGATGGCGTAATTATCGAACGCAAGCGTCGCGCGGGACGTCCGCCACGTATTGCAGCGTTCGTTTAA
- a CDS encoding DUF5679 domain-containing protein, with product MTAETYKGDAYCVKCKEKRDFEGTVKISDSGRRMAQGICPVCGTKVNRILGKAQ from the coding sequence ATGACAGCAGAGACATACAAGGGTGACGCTTACTGCGTTAAGTGCAAAGAGAAGCGTGACTTCGAAGGCACTGTGAAGATCTCAGACTCTGGTCGTCGCATGGCACAGGGCATCTGCCCAGTCTGTGGCACCAAGGTCAACAGAATTCTTGGCAAGGCTCAGTAA
- a CDS encoding zinc-dependent metalloprotease — protein MAGFGFTPDDPNDPDNSGNPDFEAMMRQMQEQMKAQFEQLGINPAGFVNPFTTLFSQFGKANSGANGKAEVLSIATARDTATKFIKVQGLKPLGTKDVSVVENAFEISELWLNEATAFPASTHAPVAVSRMDWVLETMPGWHKTIEPLAAGLSSAISDLMDQAMNAQAADPEQGQPPIEMITAMLRSFIGTMIATQLGQSIGTLATSVTGAHDVGLPLLDPARAIVIPENIENWAVDLEIAKSEVFIFHALREGAVARLFAHNPWLVSYIQSAVVEYGKGIHIDIDAIQRQAQEAFEGMQANMPEGAGEGEAISFALDNGIFTPEESPAQKSALLKLETVLALIDGWSDEVVSLAAGDRIPSIEQLRESHRRRRASSSPAQQLFSSMLGLQVSPKLTREASAFWKKIREVKSVGERDQIWSGLLPTADDLLDPEKFLTSTSIPDDLSGLL, from the coding sequence GTGGCCGGTTTTGGATTTACACCCGATGATCCCAACGACCCCGATAATTCTGGCAATCCTGATTTCGAAGCGATGATGCGCCAGATGCAAGAACAGATGAAGGCGCAATTTGAACAACTTGGGATTAATCCTGCTGGTTTTGTAAATCCATTTACAACTCTCTTTTCACAATTTGGAAAAGCAAATAGCGGCGCTAATGGAAAAGCAGAAGTCCTTTCGATTGCAACAGCGAGGGATACCGCTACTAAATTTATAAAGGTACAAGGGTTAAAACCGCTTGGAACGAAAGATGTTTCGGTAGTTGAAAACGCTTTTGAAATTTCTGAGCTCTGGCTAAATGAAGCGACTGCATTTCCGGCATCTACTCATGCACCAGTTGCAGTAAGCCGAATGGATTGGGTTCTTGAGACTATGCCAGGTTGGCATAAAACCATCGAGCCACTGGCCGCTGGTTTATCTTCAGCAATTTCTGATCTGATGGATCAAGCGATGAACGCACAGGCTGCCGACCCGGAGCAGGGCCAACCACCGATCGAGATGATCACTGCGATGCTGCGCTCATTTATCGGCACCATGATTGCAACTCAACTAGGACAGTCGATTGGCACATTAGCCACCAGCGTTACCGGCGCCCACGACGTTGGCCTGCCGCTACTAGATCCCGCTCGCGCCATTGTTATTCCAGAAAACATTGAAAACTGGGCAGTTGATTTAGAGATCGCTAAATCTGAAGTCTTTATCTTCCACGCGCTTCGCGAAGGCGCAGTAGCTCGTTTATTTGCACATAACCCTTGGCTGGTTTCATATATTCAAAGCGCGGTTGTTGAATATGGAAAAGGTATTCACATCGATATCGATGCTATTCAACGCCAGGCGCAAGAGGCTTTTGAAGGTATGCAGGCAAATATGCCTGAAGGCGCTGGTGAAGGAGAAGCGATTTCCTTTGCTTTAGATAATGGAATTTTCACACCCGAGGAATCACCGGCACAGAAGAGCGCGCTCTTAAAACTGGAAACTGTTTTGGCGCTAATTGATGGTTGGAGCGATGAAGTAGTTTCACTCGCTGCTGGAGATCGAATTCCGAGTATCGAACAACTTCGCGAATCACATCGTCGCCGTCGCGCTTCGTCATCACCTGCGCAACAATTATTTTCATCGATGCTTGGTCTGCAAGTTTCGCCAAAGCTAACTCGCGAGGCAAGCGCTTTCTGGAAGAAGATCCGCGAAGTAAAGAGCGTTGGCGAGCGCGATCAAATTTGGAGCGGGTTACTTCCAACCGCTGATGATTTATTAGATCCTGAGAAGTTCCTGACAAGTACATCTATTCCAGATGATCTCTCGGGTTTGCTCTAG
- a CDS encoding VOC family protein, protein MAIAHLAYTALDCDNPVELAHFYSKITGYKVQPFDEGETAETCEWLELIDEADFTAMAFQKIEKYQRPTWPTGGLPQQAHMDFHAKDLDIAEKALLEIGAVKAEFQPKPHRFRIYLDPAGHPFCMVQNAHD, encoded by the coding sequence ATGGCCATTGCACATCTCGCATACACCGCACTTGATTGCGATAACCCCGTTGAGTTAGCGCACTTTTACTCGAAGATCACGGGATATAAAGTGCAGCCCTTCGATGAAGGAGAAACTGCAGAAACGTGCGAATGGCTAGAGCTGATTGATGAAGCAGACTTTACGGCGATGGCTTTTCAGAAGATTGAAAAATACCAAAGACCAACTTGGCCAACAGGCGGTCTGCCACAGCAGGCACATATGGATTTCCACGCAAAAGATTTAGATATTGCAGAAAAAGCTCTTCTAGAAATAGGGGCGGTCAAAGCGGAGTTTCAACCAAAACCACATCGCTTCCGTATTTATCTAGATCCGGCAGGACATCCATTTTGTATGGTGCAGAACGCACACGATTAA
- a CDS encoding M48 family metallopeptidase, whose amino-acid sequence MAFDDIGGEEELTLPGISEGEILVIRSARRKRNISAYRQGGRIIVSIPARMSKADEHAIVPEMIAKIRSQESERTPSEERLIERTHELMASLAPEITARPASINWRPMRERWGSCTSVDRTIRISDRLKLAPDYALDYVLFHEAIHLEHFDHGPAFTEVLARFEDSELASAYLDGYEAAERALAEPVELKKLRTTRG is encoded by the coding sequence ATGGCCTTTGATGACATTGGTGGCGAAGAAGAGTTAACCCTGCCAGGAATTTCAGAGGGTGAGATTCTCGTCATTCGCTCTGCCCGTCGTAAACGAAATATCTCGGCATATCGCCAAGGCGGTCGCATCATCGTCTCAATTCCGGCACGGATGAGTAAGGCAGATGAACATGCGATCGTGCCCGAGATGATCGCCAAGATTCGAAGCCAAGAATCGGAACGAACTCCGAGCGAAGAACGCCTCATAGAACGCACCCACGAACTAATGGCATCCCTAGCCCCCGAAATCACTGCGCGCCCCGCCTCGATCAACTGGCGCCCAATGCGCGAGCGCTGGGGCTCCTGCACAAGCGTTGACCGCACGATTCGGATCTCAGATCGACTAAAGCTGGCCCCGGATTACGCCCTAGACTATGTCCTCTTCCATGAGGCGATCCATCTTGAGCATTTTGACCACGGCCCAGCCTTCACCGAGGTCTTGGCCCGTTTTGAGGACTCTGAACTGGCCAGCGCCTATCTGGACGGGTATGAAGCGGCAGAACGCGCGCTGGCTGAGCCTGTCGAGCTAAAAAAACTCCGCACAACTAGGGGTTAG
- a CDS encoding ABC1 kinase family protein → MAKKDQIETEIPKSTAARSAKMVSIPVGLAGRGVLGLGKQLVGQSSSVVITDIQEKTAEQLFKVLGELKGGAMKFGQALSVFEAALPENIAKPYRETLTKLQESAPPLPTRVVHKVLAKELGEDWRDNFTSFEDKPTASASIGQVHKGVWKDGRPVAVKIQYPGAAEALISDLNQIQRFAKIFQLVLPGLDMKPLLEELRARIIEEVDYKYEAEAQEACWRAYENDPDVAIPKVVMSSDKVLVSEWLEGTPLSKIIAEGTQEQRNNAGMRLARFHFTAPERAGLLHADPHPGNFRLLTDGRIGVLDFGACNRLPNGFPEPFKNLLKHALDDDAQALYDGFKKDGFILPEVDVDPNLVLDFLVPLVEPLRTETFKYSREWLRDQSARVGDPRNPTAKIGFQLNLPAEYVLIHRVTLGTTGIFCQLEAEGNFRDEALSWFPEIAPANA, encoded by the coding sequence ATGGCCAAGAAGGATCAGATCGAAACGGAGATTCCGAAATCCACCGCTGCTCGTTCAGCGAAGATGGTTTCGATCCCCGTCGGTTTGGCAGGTCGCGGTGTTCTAGGTCTTGGCAAACAACTCGTTGGCCAATCATCTTCTGTAGTCATCACAGATATTCAAGAGAAGACTGCAGAACAACTCTTTAAAGTTCTTGGCGAACTCAAGGGTGGAGCGATGAAGTTCGGACAGGCGCTTTCAGTATTTGAAGCCGCGCTTCCCGAAAATATTGCCAAGCCTTATCGCGAGACTCTTACTAAGTTGCAAGAGTCCGCTCCTCCGCTTCCAACCCGCGTTGTTCATAAGGTATTGGCGAAAGAGCTCGGTGAAGATTGGCGCGATAACTTCACATCATTTGAAGATAAACCAACTGCTTCAGCATCTATCGGCCAAGTGCATAAAGGTGTTTGGAAAGATGGCCGCCCGGTTGCAGTAAAGATTCAATATCCAGGGGCAGCCGAAGCTTTGATCTCTGACTTAAATCAGATTCAACGCTTTGCCAAGATCTTCCAATTAGTTCTACCAGGCCTGGATATGAAGCCGCTGCTTGAAGAGCTTCGTGCGCGCATCATTGAAGAAGTTGATTACAAATATGAAGCAGAAGCACAAGAGGCTTGCTGGCGCGCATATGAGAACGATCCTGATGTTGCGATTCCAAAGGTCGTTATGTCATCAGATAAAGTTTTAGTTTCCGAATGGTTAGAGGGAACTCCACTTTCCAAGATCATCGCTGAAGGCACACAAGAGCAGCGCAATAACGCCGGAATGCGTTTGGCGCGCTTCCACTTCACCGCACCTGAGCGCGCAGGTTTATTGCATGCAGATCCACACCCTGGAAATTTCCGTTTGCTCACAGATGGCCGCATTGGTGTTCTCGACTTTGGTGCCTGCAACCGTCTTCCAAATGGCTTCCCAGAACCATTTAAGAATCTCTTGAAGCATGCACTCGATGATGATGCGCAGGCTTTATACGATGGATTCAAGAAAGATGGATTTATCTTGCCTGAGGTAGATGTAGATCCGAACCTAGTTCTAGATTTCTTGGTTCCACTTGTCGAACCACTGCGCACCGAAACCTTTAAATACTCTCGCGAATGGTTGCGTGATCAGAGCGCCCGCGTTGGCGATCCGCGCAATCCAACTGCGAAGATCGGTTTCCAACTTAACTTGCCTGCTGAATACGTTTTGATCCACCGCGTTACCTTGGGAACAACCGGAATCTTCTGCCAGTTAGAAGCTGAAGGAAATTTCCGTGATGAAGCGCTCTCTTGGTTCCCCGAGATCGCACCAGCCAACGCTTAA